One Glycine max cultivar Williams 82 chromosome 1, Glycine_max_v4.0, whole genome shotgun sequence genomic window, TGGACTATAGTATTCACTCAATACatccaaatatatattattgttattatataacTATGAATCAAAGAGAGTCTATTTTGAAAGCTTATCAAGGCGGGAATCCATGATCTGGGAGACAGATTCAAGAAACACAGATTCCTCCATGCCAGGTAGCAATGATTCTTGGGCTTCACAAATAATCTCCTCGATGACAGATTCTTTGTTCAAATTTTCCCTACACATAATGCTTCCAATGTCATAAGGAGTGAGACCTCTCTCAACCCCTTTCTTCAATAACATTGTGGAGATTCGGAGTGTTCGTGCACACTCAACCGGGACATCCCACCCGAAATATTTCAGAAGCTCTATGTCTTTCTCGGCATCCAGAGATTTGATATAATCAACCGTATCAGGGGAGTAAGGCTGACGTGCTTGGGGCCAATAAAGCCAATCAAATGTACAATCCTCAAACTGCAGAGAGAATAACGATTGTGTCAACACCTTGTACCAATGCAATACCCAACAACGTATGTTGATACTCTTTGACCACTTTTTCTATGGGCTAATCagatatgtaaataaataatctCTTTGGATAATGATTTataagaattttgaaaatatataaaacaaatacttGACATCCGGAGATATAAAGTTGGCCCAGTAATTGGAGAAGGGAGGAGGGAGAAGTATCAAATCCcctatttgatatttttttaaaaactaacaaattaacatttgctgataaaaaaaattacttgacaCAGTTTTCTTATTACAAACATAATAATCTCACATTGTAATGCAGGAGAAATGAAATtgcaaggaaaagaaagaaaagaacacggAATGCTTACTTTCTCTGGAAGACAGTAGCCATGATCAATGGGAATGAGCAAAGTGTGACCACCTGCCTCTTTCCTGAACAATATATTTCCAGCATGCCTATCTGCATTAGCCATTCTTAGATCAAGCACGGTGATCTTATGCACCTCCTCCGCAGAAAAAGCCCCTGGTCCAAGGTCCTCACAGTTACCATCATTGCTCATAAACATCTGCAGGGACCCCACCTTGGAATGCTTTGAGGAGTAATCAAACCCATCTGGGTGGTTAAAGGCTTGGTGTAAGCACTGGACCATAACAGTTGGGGGAACCCCAGCAAAGCCTAGTGCTTCACCTGTCACCAACCGTGGCCCAGCTTTTGGATGATCTAATATATATGCTGCAACTTCTCTCATAGCTCCTTCTCCAACCTTTGTCCCTATTTTTAAACCTTCGCCATTAGAGGAAACCGGTAGGCCTTGAGGGTTATTAACCGCATTTGGCTCCTCATCCATGGGCTTGAAAACTGAAACATACTCCATACCTGCTGAATCTTGCATGAAGTAAGTCCCACCTGTGCCCTCGGAGGATCTGATAGGGTTATTCCCTTTCTTCAAACCATCGAATGTGGAGCCAATCAAGTcccaaagaaaaggaaaaaaactgaCCTTAGGATTTACAAAAACTGGTTCCAACCAGAAATCTAAACCAGGTGGTGGTATCTTTGGTGTCACctgattctctttctctccctcagCAGAGCCATCAGCAACAACCGAAAGCTCCAAATCCTTGTGAACTGGTTTGGCATTAACCTTTGCTGAATTTCGAACCACCAAATGAATGACACCATCAGCATCATCAGTGTTGCATATATCACGGAAGAGCCTCTGGTCATGGAGCTCTTCCCCACCACAGAAAAGCTCTTGATCACCCTCAAGGTCAATGAAACCttctcccttcttcttcttgatGCGTTGCTTAAGATACCCCACATTTCTATGTCTATCAATCTGAAACTCAAACTCCTTCCCACAGGCAGTCCTCAcaacaatgaagatcatgtcagagagacggagaaccAAGTGAAGAACATTGCCAGCAGTGACACCGTAATCCTTGATGAGTGCATCCTTGCGGGCAAGCTCTCTGCCACCATAGACCAGCTTGTGCTTCTTCCCTGCGATTCCTTTGCATGCTTGAATCCTCATTTTCACCGAAGCTATGGAGTCAGACTCCAATACACGCATTGGTCTCAACGCACCGTCTACGGTTAGATATATCCGGATAGATTCGCCAGAGCAACGCCCTTGCCAATGCACCGATTTTTTCAAAATCGGTCTCACAGCAACCTCAGAAACCGACATCTTTCAAggttgaacaattttttttttctttttcctaaacTCAAGTCCTTCTAACTTAAGTTGTTATAATTAACGGAAGGAACCCATATACaactaagaagaagaagaagaagaagaagaagaagaagaaggtctCTCAATCAAAGTGATTGAAAAgacccaaataaaaaaaaaaagagaggagaaaaaaaaaacgaatttttatggaaaaattGTCATGCCCAGAAAGGAAACTCTGGTGCTGTATGCCGtataaaatgaaaggaaaaaagcaATGAACGAATCTCTCGTAAGAAGCTTGAATTAGGAATGGTAGCAATCGAGAGTGGATTCTTACCAAGGGAAAGAATCAAGGAAAAATGTTGGAGGGGGAGAGCTTAAATGGAAGCAGATTCAAAAGATAGATAGGGATTAATTTAACTAATTCCAGCGAGGGCCGATCTTTTTGTGCTCCAATAAACTTGTTGTTACTTCCCAACAGAGACGGAGAAAGAACGATATTGTAGCCGTtggctttttataaaaattttgacCCTATAACGGGAACATTTTTTAGATAGTGCAAATCTATTTGTAACACCAGTAACAAGAATAATGCTAAATATCACGAAAACGAGTACGAGGAgcgttttgttttgtttggacTGTTACAATCTACGGACAACGGTAGACAAAGACATCACACCTACATAATTGCCCCTTGCGTCCGGAGTAACGTTGTGCATTAACAGAATAAACCTAAAGCTAAATTGTTGTACCTTAACGTTTAATTACATTATTAAAATGCTTTTACTCTGATAACAATCATTAAGTGGTGACAATTATTTTCATGCCGTTGGGTCATGCTATCGAGGCTGGGCGTCCTTAGCACCTTTTTTGGgccaaatcattaaaaaaagacTACTAATGCATTCATTTTGATTTTCCTTTGATTATTGTTTGAGTGTATGCTTGTGGAGGGtgcataaaaaagataaataaataaatttgtgtgAAAATactttgataatttaatttctgaatACGGAAAAAGCGTGATAGATTTATACtatagataatttaataataaattagtatctaaattttataatttaatattaaattagttatcaaaaaatataatttatcatcaaattatttcttgaatgttataatttaatgataaaatcatcttataaatttaacgcatgattaatttattacatttttttacatttttataaattaaatttatattttttatcttttaaggaTCAATTTATTACATTACAATTTTAAATACGAATTTCAttgtttatctaaaaaaaaagttgaccaCATTCACTTAATATAACACTACCAATTTGTAAAGTAAAAAGGTTGGCATTTGAAATAAGCTGAATAATGTTTCTTGGGAGTCCCATGACTATGAGATACAGTACCATGCATTATGAGTAATAATATAGTTTAAGGTACACTAATAATGTAATCTAGTAACAGAAATAAAAATTGGTAAATTTTACTTTCCTGTATTATTGCACTTCATGTGCCCTTGGTCCCACCACGTATGATCCATGTGTCAATCATCAATGTTTTGAAATGAACCAACGACAGTCTCAATAAAATGGtcttattattctttatttaatttcatttataaatatatccACATCCACCACTATGTCCTCTCAAGATAAGTTTATGGGAAGCCTCATGGACACACTCTCATTACctaaacatatttatattatgaaggatgattaaaaaaatatggatttTCCTATACTATATGTATGCAGCCAGTAcccaccagaaaaaaaaaatggcatctGAATAATTACAATTCTTTTGGGGTGGTAGCACCGCCCTCTCCGACTTCTGACTTTGTGTTAAATGTGTTTCTTCAAATTTGGAGAGGGTATCTTTAATGACCATTACGGCCGGTGGGCAGTTGCTCACGTGTCAAGTAGATACTATTTTTTCCACCGTACCCTCACCTTTTTCTATGTAACAggtgatttatttaatatttattagttattaattgacTAATGTGGGGTTTCTTTTTATTGatttgacttaaatatgttttgttatgtaagttaacatttttttatttttggtctaatgtaagtttatttttctaattttatttcttgtaagttggtgtttttttaattttggtttctctaagtttttttttgttaacttttagtatttgtaaatttatatttttttaattttagtttctttaatattttaatttttcatttgtagTCCAGAAGTTTGTgcttatagaaactaaaaaaaaaaaatcttatatgaattaaaattgaaaaaaatataaatttacagacataaaaatgaaaaaatattaatttacccaaaccaaaaataacaaaacccATAACTTAagtaacaaaaacatatttaaatctattatttattttggtccAATTTCCCATGGCGCCTTATTCAACTAGACATGGGCCGAAGAAGTTTTCTGGCCCAGATTGGAGCGGGCTTCCTTGTGGCTCCGATGAGACATAAAGGGTATTTGTGACATTTGGTGAATGACATATTGTTACCCGCCAAAAGAAGTGTACAAAACATTTGTGGGTGAAGgcaagaagagaaagatgatgaGTGTGAGAGTTATTGTGTACCTTTTATCTACTGTACTAGTAGTATCTTCCACATTTGTAGAATCAAGAGCATTGCTTCAATTCCAAGATCCTTCTCCTCCCTCAACtgcaccttcttcttctcctgtCCCTTTAGCGCCAGCGTTGTTCGTCATCGGAGACTCCTCCGTTGATTGCGGAACCAACAATTTTCTTGGCACCTTCGCACGCGCCGATCACCTTCCTTACGGAAAAGATTTCGACACCCACCAACCCACCGGAAGATTCTCCAATGGAAGGATCCCCGTCGATTATCTTGGTGATTAAAGATCCTATCTTTATAACAAATTCGTAGTACATGTTAGTTTAATtgattgtttttcttgaactaaAGTAAATGTTATTTATGATAAGCTCTGCGTCTTGGGCTCCCTTTTGTGCCAAGTTATCTTGGGCAGACAGGGGCTGTGGAGGATATGATTCAAGGGGTAAACTACGCTTCTGCTGGCGCTGGCATTATTCTCTCTAGTGGCTCTGAATTGGTTTGTTTCATTCACTTCTTTTTGTCCCTTTTCTTTCCCACTGATTAAAAACATGTTGTAAGTTCATGTAAATTGGTGCAGGGTCAGCACATCTCCCTCACTCAGCAAATTCAGCAATTTACAGACACACTTCAGCAGTTTATATTGAACATGGGCGAGGATGCTGCAACCAATCACATATCCAATTCTgtcttttatatttctattgGAATCAACGACTACATTCATTACTATCTGCTCAATGTCTCCAACGTGGATAATTTGTACCTACCCTGGCATTTCAACCACTTTTTAGCATCTTCACTCAAGCAAGAGATAAAGGTAAAATGCTCTAAGATTTATTTTCTCGttcattatattttctttttatataaaaaaaatcttgttattCATCCATTAAtccattttataattaaagctCGAATGCCTTATTTTGGTGTCATGTTCAAGTGTCAAACGACACTTTTTCTTGAGACCCTTTTTGACACATAAACATAAGTCCATACTTGTCCATGGTCACAATGGGAGCTAGtccatataaataaaataaaaataaaaaaaaaggaactctTAGAAATTGagtttatttaaactttttatgtaaaatgtaatgtttagtaataaaaaaaggttGGGACATGTTTATTAcgtaacaattttattttctccaacttttttcattttatttttcaccccACCTTAACTGAATCAGAGCATGCCCTCTTCATctgtttgtattatttttatatactaaaTCTAGTTCAATTGTCGCTTGTACCTGTATTGTACATAACTACTTCTACTAGGGCAGGTTCAGTTAAGAAATTGTTTAGAAATGTCAATAAAAAGTAATGCTTTATATTCATTCTCTAGATGAGCGTCTAAACTAGTAAATTATTGGATCGTCTTGGGGCTTTTGCACCTTTAGTGTCCATGGCATTGCAACTTGCAGTTTTTTTTGCACACGATTAACTTAGCCCGATTAACCTAACACTTATTTTTCTCTACATGAGacatattcaaaattttcatgtaattttatacatatttttcgAAATTTTCTTGACAGAAGAGCACACGGCAACTGAAATTGATTCCTAACTGATACATTATCTTCGATGAAACAGAACTTGTACAATTTAAATGTTAGGAAAGTGGTGATCACGGGACTTGCTCCTATTGGCTGTGCCCCTCACTACTTGTGGCAGTACGGCAGTGGAAATGGAGAATGTGTTGAGCAGATAAATGACATGGCCGTTGAATTTAACTTTCTCACGAGGTACATGGTTGAAAATCTTGCTGAGGAGCTCCCGGGTGCCAATATCATCTTCTGTGATGTGTTAGAAGGTTCCATGGATATTTTAAAGAATCATGAACGTTATggtacaagtatttttttgtttttatacctCTCTGTCTATTAGGGAATTTCTGTAGCATTTAACATCACATCTTATTCGGCTTAATGtcccctaattaggctttaaCGTCACGAGCGATGCCTGCTGTGGATTGGGAAAGTACAAGGGCTGGATCATGTGCTTATCACCAGAAATGGCATGCAGTAATGCCTCCAACCATATCTGGTGGGACCAGTTTCATCCAACTGATGCAGTGAATGCCATTCTGGCCGACAATATATGGAATGGCCGGCACACTAAAATGTGCTATCCTATGAACTTGGAGGACATGGTAAATAGGATGGCAAGATGATATTTTGATGTTAGTTTACTCCCCTTTTTGCACATTAGTGTTTGATACCTCAATGGCTCTGCTAATAAGTAGgtagtctttttttatttttcattttttgcacATGTTGCTGCTGAAGAGAACTAGTGTAGATACATATAACGTTGTAAACATATAATGGTTGTCAAATATTAATACTAACAAAAACTTCTCTGTGCATAAAATCTTTTCAACTACTAACAAGTAATGAACTAATAGGCACTGAAAAAAGAGTTCAGCATCTCACTGCATAGTTGCAACCTATGGAAGTGAAGCATCTGGAACCACTTCTTTTGTATGTTGCAGTACAGTAACAAAAATGGCTTACTACGTGACAACTTTAAACATATTAACTATAGAATGCCTATCTATAAAACAATATAATGAATATTGTTACACTACAGCATACAAATAATGTTGCCCATCCTCTAATTGTCTGGCGCACCTTATCTGCATTGTATGATGCAGAAAACGTCAACATATGTACTGAAACTATCTTGAGAACTGCAAGGCACACAAAAACAAGACTCGTTGCTAATACAGCAAGTTCTTTGGTTTCCATATTTACTTGATTACTTGCAACCTTTCGAACATCTGATCTGAAATGAAAGTGTATGAATGACATGTCAATCACCAGACCGGAGAAACGGTATATAGGAAAGAGAGAAATATCACTGAAGCAATGGTAAGGAAAAAGCAATCTTCTATTACAAAATGATGTAAAACCAGGGTTGTTAACCCTTGCCAAGTTAGCGTCAACAATATGAGCAAGCAGGGATAGGAATAACTTACACGAGTTGATTTCAAATTTGTTATAATAGCATCTTAACTTACTTTTGGTGAGCCCTAAAATGTCACGTGAGATTTAAGAATTTTAACAAGTTTTCACTTGTATGGTCCAATCCATAAGAACTTAAAATGGGTTCTAAGATTGTCTCGCAATTCTTAAGAACAGTTAAGACTTAAGAACCATTgcttatataaacaaaaacaaaaaaatcccaTGTCAATTACTCCAACAGTGAAACTATATAAGAACTAGTTTTTAATAAAGAACCCCATGAGCAACTCCCATTGGAGATTCTCTAAGACATGAATTTGAAAAACCAATAATGGGATAGATAGCTTTTAATCAATGTTATCAAAATGATCTATACTAACCTTAGCATGCTATTTTCTCTGGCTATTTCATTAAGTTGAGATGAGACAGCATCTTTCCAAGACTCAACCTCAGATATTCCTTTTTCCTGGAAAATGAAAGAGACCAAGAATTGTAAATGCATAGGAGAAATTGAGAGTGACACATgatgaaaacacaaaaagaggaaaagtaCAGGCACTGAGGCACAAGGTAACCTACCATATTTGTGTTCCACTGCCAGAGATCTTTGATCTCTGATTTGCTTTGTCCAAGGCTTTCTGATAATCTGGACAACTCTTTCTCAAGATCTGGTATTTTAACCCGTTGTCTGCTGTTCAATTCTTTGATGTAATCCTCAAGGGAAGATAAGTTTACCTCCACTGACTTCACTTTCTGCATCAAAATCTTCAGAACAGTGTCACCAGCTACCCTACCATTTAGCTGTTGTCTAAGTTCTAATACAGGATCGGGAATCAAGTTCGCAGTCATTGTTGTTTTTACCGCTTCTGTGTCAAACTCCCGAGCAGTATCATTGCTTGTTATCTCAGCAGCCACAGTATCATTCTTAGTATCAACTTTTTTTCCATTTCTGTCAATTTGACCATCTTCTGATTTCAATGAAGAGGTGTCAGTGATATTATGAACAGGCAACTTATCAGGAATGGATGCCACAGAAGCAACAATTAGATCCTTAAGCATCCGCTCTATTGCATTGATCCCATAAACTTCCACAACACTCAGTGTGCAGTAAAACTCGGATCCATAATGACTAATCAAGCTCAACTTTAAATACCTTGCCCATTTGGGTTCAGGCAGCTTAAAGATCTGTGCATGCTTGACATTGGCAGCAATGAAGTTTCCCAGCATGTTCCATTCTTCAGTTGGATAGTTCAAACTTCCAGCCAAATCAAATTCCTTGAAGTTGGAAGAATAATGCTCAAAGTTTGCAATCTTCACGGAATCAACGAGGGTCTCTTCTGAGAGCTCAATAACAACAAATTTTCCTTCAACAGAACAAGGGTTTCTGAGGTACTTGTCATGATCCTTCCCAAGTATATTTTTTGCACCTTTGGCCTCCTTATTATGGGCCACCACCTTTGCACCTTTGGACTCAGAGGCATAGTTGTACACAGAACCATCAGATTCAAGCCTGTGAGTTATGTTAACAAGCGCAGAGTTCATGCCCTTTGTTTTTTCTTGCGCTCGAAATTCATCGTAATTGTGATGAAGTTTCTCATCAGGAATCTGGTTAAGTTTCTTTACGTCTTGTGGAGGCTGCAGTTTGCACACCAAATTACTACCATTGCCTAAAACGTGCCAAAACATTTGTTCTAAACTAGTTGTTTCAGGAATTGAGTAGGAGGGTTTTGCAAGTTTCTGACCAAGACTGTTGTTGGAGCTACCTGATTCATTGAGCTCTAACATAGCTGCATTTGAGAAAACATCAAGCAAGGATCGGCGACATTAATAGGAACAAAATAATAGGCATGCATGGTCGTTATCATTTCCTATAATtgcaaaagaacaaaaacaagacCAGATATTTCAATAGAAAACATGGTTATTGATAAGAATAATAAGTATTATTATAAGTTATTTATCGTTTCAAAAAACATGTGCATGAGCATATATGATTGCAatgtatgaaaataaaaaaaaagtgacctGACCTCCAGTGCCATGAACGAGGCGAAGCTTGATGTAGAAGAAGAGGAGGCACCATAGGGAGAATATGAAGGAGAAGGAGAGGCCAAAAATGCTGGTATTGCATTGATGCCTTAACATTTGGAATTTGATGGGAGATGAACAAGAAGACGATGATGATTCTTCATGTTTCAGTTTCATCGGCACAGTCAGAACAGAGAAATTTGCGTGGCGAGTGGAAAAATAGAAATAGGCGAAGAAATAGGACTTAACGGCCACTCCCACCAATTCAACCGCAACATCAAAACTTCCGCTTTAATCTATTCTATTCTCGGTTCCCTTTGGATTAATTAAATCCACTTCAACTATAATTTTTACTACCACGTgcaaattttaatctttattaacCTCGTTTTCGCCAAgtttaatatatagattattttaaaaaatatttcatctaatttattaaaattacataaatttaatattttttataattaaaattaaaatttatatacaaaaatagatttacataatttttataaattacataaaataacataaataatttacaaattaatttatgtaattttcttaacttatataattgatattaaaaaattatttactaaataatttttataattaaaacaaaaatattatcatataagctttctaaaaaattaaatatttaaattttattcatttatataattagaataaaataatttatatattaaaataaatttatttaatgtgtataatttacatattaatggATGTAATTacattgattta contains:
- the LOC100787492 gene encoding phosphatidylinositol 4-kinase gamma 2; its protein translation is MSVSEVAVRPILKKSVHWQGRCSGESIRIYLTVDGALRPMRVLESDSIASVKMRIQACKGIAGKKHKLVYGGRELARKDALIKDYGVTAGNVLHLVLRLSDMIFIVVRTACGKEFEFQIDRHRNVGYLKQRIKKKKGEGFIDLEGDQELFCGGEELHDQRLFRDICNTDDADGVIHLVVRNSAKVNAKPVHKDLELSVVADGSAEGEKENQVTPKIPPPGLDFWLEPVFVNPKVSFFPFLWDLIGSTFDGLKKGNNPIRSSEGTGGTYFMQDSAGMEYVSVFKPMDEEPNAVNNPQGLPVSSNGEGLKIGTKVGEGAMREVAAYILDHPKAGPRLVTGEALGFAGVPPTVMVQCLHQAFNHPDGFDYSSKHSKVGSLQMFMSNDGNCEDLGPGAFSAEEVHKITVLDLRMANADRHAGNILFRKEAGGHTLLIPIDHGYCLPEKFEDCTFDWLYWPQARQPYSPDTVDYIKSLDAEKDIELLKYFGWDVPVECARTLRISTMLLKKGVERGLTPYDIGSIMCRENLNKESVIEEIICEAQESLLPGMEESVFLESVSQIMDSRLDKLSK
- the LOC100788021 gene encoding GDSL esterase/lipase At5g08460 — its product is MTYCYPPKEVYKTFVGEGKKRKMMSVRVIVYLLSTVLVVSSTFVESRALLQFQDPSPPSTAPSSSPVPLAPALFVIGDSSVDCGTNNFLGTFARADHLPYGKDFDTHQPTGRFSNGRIPVDYLALRLGLPFVPSYLGQTGAVEDMIQGVNYASAGAGIILSSGSELGQHISLTQQIQQFTDTLQQFILNMGEDAATNHISNSVFYISIGINDYIHYYLLNVSNVDNLYLPWHFNHFLASSLKQEIKNLYNLNVRKVVITGLAPIGCAPHYLWQYGSGNGECVEQINDMAVEFNFLTRYMVENLAEELPGANIIFCDVLEGSMDILKNHERYGFNVTSDACCGLGKYKGWIMCLSPEMACSNASNHIWWDQFHPTDAVNAILADNIWNGRHTKMCYPMNLEDMVNRMAR
- the LOC100788558 gene encoding SUN domain-containing protein 5, which translates into the protein MLELNESGSSNNSLGQKLAKPSYSIPETTSLEQMFWHVLGNGSNLVCKLQPPQDVKKLNQIPDEKLHHNYDEFRAQEKTKGMNSALVNITHRLESDGSVYNYASESKGAKVVAHNKEAKGAKNILGKDHDKYLRNPCSVEGKFVVIELSEETLVDSVKIANFEHYSSNFKEFDLAGSLNYPTEEWNMLGNFIAANVKHAQIFKLPEPKWARYLKLSLISHYGSEFYCTLSVVEVYGINAIERMLKDLIVASVASIPDKLPVHNITDTSSLKSEDGQIDRNGKKVDTKNDTVAAEITSNDTAREFDTEAVKTTMTANLIPDPVLELRQQLNGRVAGDTVLKILMQKVKSVEVNLSSLEDYIKELNSRQRVKIPDLEKELSRLSESLGQSKSEIKDLWQWNTNMEKGISEVESWKDAVSSQLNEIARENSMLRSDVRKVASNQVNMETKELAVLATSLVFVCLAVLKIVSVHMLTFSASYNADKIGIL